The following coding sequences lie in one Bicyclus anynana chromosome 21, ilBicAnyn1.1, whole genome shotgun sequence genomic window:
- the LOC112044343 gene encoding uncharacterized protein LOC112044343, whose protein sequence is MTLLLHDYCDLEERASRHLNVWKAWHLILYAMAGIFGIMNYVFLRNTMELVDNHCVLFPRELAFRSIELPVPTNISSINDTVLANSDVTTENVKDAQNVPVQGAVTNDGDKNDTLTKRDVTNLNNTRQNDTDAEVNESDVNFISANESHRLVLDTSRTIFGWDSDCQYAEYMPIMSMIFAAVWATFFTMCPGGGYSRSGLQQPWRILTPALLFALVAVGLTGHSFTRTNSGLHLFCAAFHNLTNTTTCSSVGPYLERSVNVSWSFGGRAAAARAASAGAWASWACAAALLLARCLAAPDFQPRRTGVYLKDPQQILTPYVKKSSRRIPRSKSNNSSPTKRETASIRSEPTATTELVTASVEHGQDTAPTTPQFSPIKKFDKDDIEMTITSNK, encoded by the exons ATGACTTTACTGCTTCACGACTACTGTGACCTAGAGGAGCGTGCTTCAAGGCATCTTAACGTTTGGAAAG CATGGCACCTCATACTTTATGCAATGGCAGGAATCTTCGGTATTATGAACTATGTGTTCCTGCGAAACACCATGGAACTAGTTGATAACCACTGCGTGCTCTTCCCACGAGAATTGGCCTTCCGTTCCATCGAACTACCCGTGCCAACAAACATTAGCTCAATAAATGATACAGTTTTGGCTAACAGTGATGTTACAACTGAAAATGTAAAAGATGCTCAAAATGTACCCGTCCAAGGTGCCGTGACCAATGATGGAGACAAAAATGACACATTAACTAAACGAGACGTGACCAATTTGAACAACACGAGACAAAATGACACTGATGCTGAAGTTAACGAGAGTGACGTCAATTTCATTTCTG CAAATGAAAGTCACCGCCTAGTGCTGGACACGTCGCGCACCATCTTCGGATGGGACTCGGACTGCCAGTACGCGGAGTACATGCCTATCATGTCGATGATATTCGCGGCGGTGTGGGCGACCTTCTTCACCATGTGCCCGGGAGGTGGATACTCCAGATCTGG GCTGCAGCAGCCGTGGCGTATCCTGACGCCGGCGCTGCTGTTCGCGCTGGTGGCAGTGGGGCTGACGGGCCACAGCTTCACGCGCACCAACAGCGGCCTGCACCTCTTCTGCGCCGCCTTCCACAACCTCACCAACACCACCAC GTGCTCGTCCGTGGGCCCGTACCTGGAGCGCTCGGTGAACGTGTCGTGGAGCTtcggcgggcgggcggcggcggcgcgcgcggccaGTGCCGGCGCCTGGGCCAGCTGGGCGTGCGCCGCCGCGCTGCTGCTCGCGCGCTGCCTCGCCGCACCCGACTTCCAGCCCAGACGCACGGGTGTCTACCTCAAGGACCCGCAGCAG ATTCTCACACCGTACGTGAAAAAGTCATCGCGCCGCATTCCACGTAGCAAGTCGAACAACAGTTCGCCGACTAAACGTGAAACAGCTTCCATCAGATCTGAGCCCACCGCGACCACCGAGCTAGTCACAGCGTCGGTGGAACACGGACAGGACACTGCACCCACCACTCCACAATTTTCACCCATTAAGAAATTCGACAAAGATGATATTGAGATGACGATTACATCTAACAAATAG
- the LOC112044344 gene encoding putative transferase CAF17 homolog, mitochondrial has protein sequence MIFYQVNRILYKPYVIYKFLRKVHTETLPSSNILYPLRNRGLLKVAGDDASVFLQGLITNDMNHFEEGAKSVYAMFLNNKGRVLYDTLIHKWGAESSFLIECDRKLITILQRHLKLYKLKRKVDIEDINKDYSIYALIALNAPDISDDKINVYKDPRLTDLGYRIISSVDAKDSEVAQTVGKDVTEGDEDGYKYLRYKLGVSEGSDDLPPGTSFPLEANCDYLHGVSFHKGCYIGQELTARVHHTGVVRKRIMPLKFTETISNIEQDSVISASNNPKSNLGKLKGFVNNYGLGLIRTKEALDAKTLKVANYSAEALKPSWWPIEAPKEVPKNE, from the coding sequence atgatattttatcaGGTAAATAGAATCTTATACAAGCCTTATGTAATCTATAAATTTCTACGCAAAGTGCACACCGAAACATTACCTTCGTCGAATATTTTGTATCCACTTCGAAATCGCGGATTGCTTAAAGTTGCGGGAGATGATGCCTCAGTGTTTCTACAAGGCCTCATTACTAATGATATGAACCATTTTGAGGAAGGAGCAAAGTCTGTGTATGCTATGTTTCTTAATAATAAAGGTAGAGTTTTATACGATACGCTAATACACAAATGGGGCGCAGAGAGTTCGTTTTTAATAGAATGCGATAGAAAACTCATAACTATACTGCAGAGACATCTAAAACTTTATAAGTTAAAGCGAAAAGTGGATATTGAAGATATCAATAAGGATTATAGTATTTATGCTTTGATAGCTCTAAATGCACCCGATATAtctgatgataaaataaatgtttacaaAGATCCTCGCCTAACTGACCTGGGATATAGAATAATATCTTCTGTAGATGCTAAAGATTCAGAGGTAGCTCAAACTGTAGGAAAAGATGTAACCGAAGGTGACGAAGATGGATATAAATACTTGAGGTACAAGTTAGGTGTCAGTGAAGGGTCTGATGACTTGCCTCCTGGGACAAGTTTCCCTCTGGAAGCTAATTGTGACTATCTCCATGGAGTGAGCTTCCATAAGGGCTGTTATATAGGCCAGGAGCTTACTGCCAGAGTGCACCATACTGGAGTTGTACGAAAACGAATAATGCCTCTCAAATTTACTGAAACTATATCAAATATAGAACAGGACTCTGTGATCTCTGCTAGCAATAATCCTAAGAGTAATTTAGGGAAATTGAAaggatttgtaaataattatggtTTAGGATTGATCAGAACCAAAGAGGCTCTAGATGCAAAGACTTTAAAAGTTGCAAACTATTCTGCAGAGGCCTTAAAACCTTCATGGTGGCCCATTGAGGCTCCAAAAGAGGTTCCCAAgaatgaataa